Proteins encoded in a region of the Megalops cyprinoides isolate fMegCyp1 chromosome 3, fMegCyp1.pri, whole genome shotgun sequence genome:
- the LOC118774614 gene encoding sodium/hydrogen exchanger 6-like has translation MGSRCDLDMGHKTRKVAAPMAPKTLPLSFLISLLVCLCATSRAEDSGMDNIVTEKKAEESHRQDSANLLIFIMLLTLTILTIWLFKHRRFRFLHETGLAMIYGLLVGVVLRYGIHVPRDINNVTLSCQVNASPATLLVNVSGKFYEYTLKGEISANEVNEVQDNEMLRKVTFDPEVFFNILLPPIIFHAGYSLKRRHFFRNLGSILAYAFVGTVISCFVIGLVMYGCVMLMKQVGQLGGDFFFTDCLFFGAIVSATDPVTVLAIFNELRVDVDLYALLFGESVLNDAVAIVLSSSIVAYQPEGDNSHTFEATAMLKSFGVFLGVFSGSFALGVATGIMTALVTKFTKLRDFPLLETALFFLMSWSTFLLAEACGFTGVVAVLFCGITQAHYTYNNLSPESQDRTKQLFELLNFLAENFIFSYMGLTLFSFQYHVFNPMFIIGAFLAVFLGRAANIYPLSLLLNLGRRHKIGSNFQHVMMFAGLRGAMTFALSIRDTATYARQMMFSTTLLIVFFTVWVCGGGTTQMLSCMRIRVGVDSDQENSVTVLDGAERRSNKHESAWPFRLWYTFDHNYLKPILTHSGPPLTATLPACCGPLARCLTSPQAYENEGQLQDDDSDLILNDGDISLTYGDVTVSTDASGVRTNTRPRVGPSAMTSDEALDRELAFGEHEPVIRGTRLVLPMDDSEPPLPLPPPPSGLASHRHRE, from the exons ATGGGCAGTCGTTGCGATCTGGACATGGGGCACAAAACAAGGAAAGTCGCCGCTCCCATGGCTCCGAAGACCCTGCCGCTATCCTTCCTTATCAGCCTGTTGGTTTGCCTGTGCGCTACTAGTCGAGCTGAGGATAGCGGCATGGACAACATTGTTACCGAGAAGAAGGCTGAGGAAAGCCACCGTCAGGACAGTGCCAACCTGCTAATATTCATAATGCTCCTCACACTTACCATTCTGACTATATGGCTGTTTAAACACCGCCGGTTCAGGTTTTTACACGAAACGGGATTGGCCATGATTTACG GCCTCTTGGTGGGTGTGGTCCTGCGCTACGGCATCCATGTGCCCAGGGACATCAATAACGTCACGCTGAGCTGCCAAGTCAATGCCAGCCCGGCCACCCTTCTAGTCAATGTCAGTGGCAAGTTCTACGAATATACTCTGAAGGGTGAGATCAGCGCCAATGAGGTCAATGAGGTGCAGGACAACGAGATGCTCCGCAAG gtgacctttgaccctgaaGTGTTCTTTAATATTTTGCTGCCGCCTATCATCTTTCACGCGGGCTACAGCCTGAAGAGG AGACACTTCTTCAGGAACCTGGGCTCCATCCTTGCCTATGCCTTTGTGGGGACGGTCATATCGTGTTTCGTCATTGG GCTGGTGATGTATGGCTGTGTGATGCTGATGAAGCAGGTGGGCCAGCTGGGCGGAGACTTCTTCTTTACTGACTGCCTGTTCTTTGGAGCGATTGTCTCAGCCACAGATCCAG TAACGGTGTTGGCCATATTTAACGAGCTGCGGGTGGACGTCGATCTTTACGCTCTGCTGTTTGGGGAGAGCGTGCTCAATGATGCCGTGGCTATCGTCTTGTCCTC GTCCATTGTGGCGTATCAGCCAGAAGGGGACAACAGTCACACCTTTGAGGCGACGGCCATGCTGAAATCTTTCGGCGTGTTCCTGGGCGTGTTCAGCGGCTCTTTCGCCCTGGGGGTAGCGACCGGCATCATGACTGCCTTG GTCACCAAGTTCACCAAGCTGCGGGACTTCCCCCTGCTGGAGACGGCGCTCTTCTTCCTCATGTCCTGGAGCACCTTCCTGCTGGCTGAGGCTTGTGGATTCACAG GGGTGGtcgctgtgctgttctgtgggATCACCCAGGCTCACTACACCTACAACAACCTGTCTCCAGAGTCCCAGGACAGGACGAAACAG TTATTCGAGCTGCTGAATTTCCTGGCGGAGAACTTCATCTTCTCCTACATGGGCCTGACGCTGTTCTCTTTCCAGTACCACGTCTTCAACCCCATGTTCATCATCGGAGCCTTT ctggcCGTGTTCCTGGGAAGAGCAGCTAATATCTAccccctgtccctcctgctcaacCTGGGCCGCAGGCACAAGATCGGCTCCAACTTCCAGCATGTGATGATGTTTGCAG GGCTCCGAGGGGCCATGACCTTTGCCCTGTCCATCCGGGACACGGCCACGTACGCCCGGCAGATGATGTTCTCCACCACGCTGCTCATCGTCTTCTTCACCGTGTGGGTGTGCGGCGGGGGCACCACGCAGATGCTGTCCTGCATGCGCATCCG TGTGGGAGTGGATTCAGACCAAGAGAATTCG GTGACTGTTCTGGATGGAGCAGAGCGAAGGAGCAACAAACATGAGAGCGCCTGGCCTTTCAGACTGTGGTACACCTTTGATCACAA TTATCTGAAGCCCATTCTGACACACAGCGGTCCTCCCCTGACTGCCACCCTTCCGGCATGTTGTGGCCCATTGGCCCGGTGTCTCACCAGCCCTCAGGCCTATGAG AACGAAGGGCAGCTGCAGGACGACGACTCCGACCTCATCCTGAACGACGGCGACATCAGCCTGACGTACGGCGACGTGACGGTGAGCACGGACGCCTCGGGCGTCCGCACCAACACTAGGCCCCGCGTCGGCCCCTCCGCCATGACCTCCGACGAAGCCCTGGACCGGGAGCTGGCATTCGGGGAGCACGAGCCCGTGATCCGGGGCACCCGGCTGGTCCTGCCCATGGACGACTCCGAGCCTCCCTTGCCCCTCCCTCCGCCCCCGTCAGGCCTGGCCTCGCACCGCCACCGAGAGTGA
- the LOC118774717 gene encoding four and a half LIM domains protein 1-like → MADRFDCFYCRDDLHGKKYIKKDEKPVCVRCFDKFCANTCTECRRPIGTDSKELHHKGRYWHSDCFRCAKCYKPLANEPFSTKDDKIMCGKCSSREDAPRCHGCYKPVLPGSENVEYKNNVWHEDCFTCYQCKLPIRSQSFLTKGEDIYCAPCHQKKFGKHCVHCKQAITSGGVNYQDQPWHSDCFVCYSCRKPLAGTSFTSHEDRVYCVDCYKSTVAKKCSGCQNPITGFGKGTNVVNYEGKSWHEYCFNCKKCSLCLANKPFVVNKEDIYCPDCAKKL, encoded by the exons ATGGCTGACCGCTTTGACTGCTTCTATTGCCGTGATGACCTGCACGGGAAGAAGTACATTAAGAAGGATGAGAagcctgtgtgcgtgcgctgCTTCGACAAGTTCTGCGCCAACACCTGCACCGAGTGCCGCCGCCCTATTGGCACTGACTCCAAG GAGCTGCACCACAAGGGTCGCTACTGGCATTCGGACTGTTTCCGCTGCGCCAAGTGTTACAAGCCCCTGGCGAATGAGCCCTTCAGCACCAAGGACGACAAGATCATGTGTGGGAAGTGCAGCTCCCGGGAGGATGCGCCGCGCTGCCACGGCTGCTACAAACCTGTCCTGCCAG GTTCTGAGAACGTGGAGTACAAGAACAACGTGTGGCATGAAGACTGCTTCACCTGCTACCAGTGCAAGCTGCCCATCCGTTCCCAGAGCTTCCTGACCAAGGGCGAGGACATTTACTGCGCCCCCTGCCACCAGAAGAAGTTTGGAAAGCACTGTGTCCACTGCAAACAG gccaTCACCTCAGGAGGGGTGAACTACCAGGACCAGCCCTGGCACTCGGACTGCTTCGTGTGCTACTCCTGCCGAAAGCCCCTGGCGGGCACGAGCTTCACCTCCCACGAGGACCGTGTCTACTGCGTGGACTGCTACAAGAGCACTGTGGCGAAGAAGTGCTCTGGCTGCCAGAACCCCATCACAG GGTTCGGCAAGGGCACCAACGTGGTGAACTATGAGGGCAAGTCCTGGCATGAGTACTGCTTCAACTGCAAAAAGTGCTCTCTTTGCCTGGCCAACAAGCCCTTTGTGGTCAATAAGGAAGACATCTACTGCCCTGACTGTGCCAAGAAGCTGTGA
- the mmgt1 gene encoding membrane magnesium transporter 1 → MASSIWKGLVGVGLFALAHAAFSAAQHRSYMRLTEKENETLPIDIVLQTLLAFVVTCYGIVHIAGEFKDMDASSELKNKTLDTLGNHPSFYLFNHRGRVLFRSPDEEPSSAPSAQALPSNPLRLRKLEPSQH, encoded by the exons ATGGCCTCGTCTATCTGGAAGGGGTTGGTTGGTGTTGGTCTCTTCGCTTTAGCCCATGCAGCTTTCTCAGCGGCGCAGC atCGATCTTACATGCGACtcacagagaaggagaatgaAACACTACCCATAGAT ATTGTGCTACAGACCCTGTTAGCCTTCGTAGTGACCTGTTACGGCATAGTTCACATCGCTGGGGAGTTCAAAGACATGGATGCCTcttcagagctcaaaaacaa GACGTTAGACACTTTGGGAAACCACCCCTCCTTTTACCTGTTCAATCACCGGGGCAGGGTCCTCTTCCGCTCCCCTGACGAGGAGCCCTCGTCTGCCCCCAGCGCCCAGGCCCTGCCCTCCAACCCGCTGCGGTTACGCAAGCTGGAGCCATCGCAACACTGA